Proteins co-encoded in one Cytophaga hutchinsonii ATCC 33406 genomic window:
- a CDS encoding archaeosortase/exosortase family protein: protein MNLLDSGTKKILIIFIKTLGIYTILSVFFYCYEGLVDQQGKYYSPFLDQYSIIKLILNLLIYPLVWILKILGYTISVHSPSVWVGASGVTILTPCLGIQIMIGYVSLILGFPAAKKLLFLIAGLVLIHLLNIGRMLSILLTIEKHPSVIDISHDIFTYLSYAAILVLYYVWVKNYSDIEVTG from the coding sequence ATGAATCTATTAGACTCTGGCACAAAAAAAATACTCATTATATTTATTAAGACACTTGGTATATACACGATACTAAGTGTCTTTTTTTATTGTTATGAAGGCCTTGTAGACCAACAGGGGAAATACTATTCGCCTTTTCTGGATCAATACAGCATCATAAAACTTATTCTGAATTTATTGATATACCCCCTGGTATGGATCTTGAAAATTCTGGGTTATACAATCTCGGTTCATAGCCCCTCTGTTTGGGTAGGAGCAAGCGGTGTTACAATTTTAACACCTTGTTTAGGTATACAGATTATGATTGGTTATGTTTCATTGATTTTAGGTTTTCCCGCTGCAAAAAAACTGCTTTTTCTAATCGCCGGACTCGTTCTGATTCATTTGCTCAATATCGGGCGCATGTTATCCATTTTACTGACAATTGAAAAGCATCCTTCCGTTATCGATATTTCACATGATATTTTTACATACCTCAGTTATGCAGCAATTTTAGTACTGTATTATGTTTGGGTAAAAAACTATTCGGATATTGAAGTAACCGGTTAA
- a CDS encoding T9SS type A sorting domain-containing protein, with translation MKKNYQRVFKVLSIALFTLFLNYQAFAQPNCATGMVPLNGGTIVNPTTPFTWNAPTGTVTGYRIYIGTTAASNELVNGTSVTATTYTYTGALACGTTYYWKVVPYNGSGPATGCAAQTFTIIASGNSSIFPVGSWNAYCFNSTNWTNYTGYYTATGQDFNSTSSWGANYSPSVISPNGAAGYQGCSVPNDNHSVIYKRQGFTAGTYSLDVINDDGCFLYLNGNLIYSRNTYTATFINNVWTGNLDASSQIEFRWADTGGGGSYGGITFNAIPTPTLIAGAISGDQTMCPGNDPYVFKNVTPGSGTCGPLVYQWQQSVGCTGTFSDIASATNATYDVPAGITQTTCYRRAVVDANCNRIEYTNTVTVTITSVQQGNPAVFPLNTWNGYVYDFNVTGYTGADDNWTDYKGFFSYAGTSASDPGFYTSTGIYSSASPPSSAPGYVGCQVTYPLSGVQFKRQGFTPGIYQIDFDGDDASYLYINGVLIYGRTACCNVVSNVWTGILDASSKIDYHYKNNGGNGFGRLIITAVTPAPIDPGSIASSASSVICSGDTPPPFTSTAVSSGGCTRAGYQWQADAGSGFADIPGATNTTYAATSVTATTSYRRKITDICGTVAYTNTVTLTVGTPSLPTPAFGSNVWNAYVYNFAVTGYTGADDNWTDYKGYFTYNGLSFNTGSIYGNSIAPSYAPGYYGCQVGQTQSGVQLKRQGFPAGTYQIDFNSDDAGYLYVNGVLVFGRTGCCTTVPNVWTGNLDASSTIDYHYKNNGSSGYGVLSFTLVTPTQPLDPGIIANNNSTTVCSGNTLPPFVSTADATSGCYVYYEWERNTGSGWNAIAGATASTYTASSITVNTSYRRKATDACGAVDYSNIIVINVGTYTPVTPTFGADSWNAYVYNFSAGNPTGNGGFTVANTGWSNNSGMFQTPGISIVNPGFNTNSLYNSNDAPSFATGYQGCQVGTTLNGVIFKRQGFPAGTYQIDFTSDDPGYLYINGIVVSSRTGAGTTLNAWTGVLNASSTVEFRYKNNGGPGSAIVTFTVITSTTPLNPGTISGTQTICQGTAPSVLLNTLSATSGCSITYKWQSSTVSATGPWTDIVGAASPSYSSPALTQTTHFRRAVTDGCGASDATPVRTVTVNPLPDAAGTITGQTTFCPNQAGVSYSIASVNNATGYNWTLPAGATIASGANTNSITVNFGTTSGNIGVTPTNSCGNGTAAPALAVAVTPLPANAGTFTTSSATVCAGQAGVVYTIAAVTGATSYAWVVPSDATITSATNTNSITVTFGTAAGSVSVTPTNSCGTGNSRTITVTVNTVPAAAGVMTGLSDVCKPQSGLSYSIAAVTGATSYSWTAPSGVTFTGGTTRSIVASFTASSVSGNMVVTPINACGNGVSTTYAVAVSSVPPLAAGTISGPASACAGSIGLVYSVGAVTGATGYSWTVPTGTVITSGLNTNSITVTLGSASGNFRVTPTNACGNGTLSAAYPIIVNPYPGTAGTITGNTSVCGGTSQSYSIAAVSNALGYTWTLPSGSTITTGAGTRSITATMGTVSGTVTVTPTNGCGDGTSNSVAVTVSVPAGAAGTISGPAEVCKGATGIIYSIAAVTPAPTSYNWSLPSGTIITAGANSNSITVTIGANSGTITVTPTHTCGNGASASLPIAVSASIPAAAGTITGNTAVCDGATGVTYSIPAVTRATSYNWIVPAGSTITAGAGTNSITVTVGSTSGTVSVTPVNACGNGTAATKAMTVSTVPGAVGAITGSATVCKGQTGVTYSIAAVSGATGYTWTLPTGASITAGSGTASITVSYAAHATVSGTLSVDATNLCGTTSNSIAVTVDNACPYTWTGVTSVDWNTASNWSLGYVPTNINNIVIPTGTPFAPTISAATSTAAAVTINSGATVTIAAAGTWNVYGNLTDNGAVNALAGSTLAFKGTAAQTVTGVPVVYNVQVNNSAGVSIASPMLVKGTLSLLNGVLTTNSNLTMNFDTGGNIAYAVSDNGSISGVVTGRRDAIARTHYISAPFNGSTSAQVGATTPLYYNNYWKMYTKTFDTQGWAAVTDATTAMPLGTGFSLAIPNSTSLVLTGTYNHNFSFPGISYSNAAAGKYMLIGNPYPSTLDWTTIYASAVNTGGAVYYWNAANNQVASWIAPASGTNGGTKYIPAMQAFMATTTGTGGPTSIVSINNNARILTNQSYFRTAQEDISTLKLYVKTADGVKDETIINLNESASEEFEFDKDAYKIINGGLTPSLYSGTNTDATLYSINALPVNAEQTIPLNLKVRVDGTYEIHCSEFVNQTGYKLLLEDKSANTFMPVDTSLTYVITAKATDNADRFVLRYIANLSTDILSDSYKGIDLSTYDNNLMLLVKAITADGVNMEVYNAAGSLVQLLPNQSVTPGVKMIPLEGLASGVYLVKFTIGDVPYTGKVVIK, from the coding sequence ATGAAAAAAAATTACCAGCGTGTTTTTAAGGTTTTATCAATAGCTTTATTTACCCTATTTTTAAATTATCAGGCATTTGCTCAACCCAATTGTGCTACAGGTATGGTTCCGCTGAATGGAGGTACCATTGTAAATCCTACTACACCTTTTACATGGAATGCTCCTACAGGAACGGTTACCGGGTATAGAATATACATAGGTACAACTGCAGCATCAAATGAACTGGTAAACGGTACAAGTGTAACAGCTACTACTTATACCTATACAGGCGCATTGGCCTGCGGAACTACCTATTACTGGAAAGTTGTTCCGTACAACGGTTCGGGTCCGGCAACAGGTTGTGCCGCACAAACCTTTACAATCATTGCATCTGGTAACTCGTCCATTTTTCCGGTAGGGTCATGGAATGCATATTGTTTCAATTCTACTAACTGGACAAACTATACCGGATATTATACCGCAACCGGACAGGATTTTAATTCTACATCCAGTTGGGGAGCCAACTATTCTCCTTCTGTAATTTCACCCAATGGTGCTGCTGGCTATCAAGGCTGTAGTGTACCGAATGACAACCATTCTGTGATATATAAAAGACAAGGTTTTACAGCTGGTACCTATTCATTAGACGTAATAAATGATGATGGTTGTTTTTTATATCTGAATGGGAATCTGATTTATTCACGGAACACCTATACAGCTACTTTTATAAATAATGTCTGGACGGGGAATCTGGACGCGAGTTCGCAAATAGAATTCCGGTGGGCAGATACCGGAGGAGGGGGATCTTATGGAGGCATAACATTTAACGCTATTCCTACGCCAACATTAATAGCCGGGGCAATTTCCGGAGATCAGACCATGTGTCCGGGCAATGATCCATATGTATTCAAAAATGTAACACCTGGTTCAGGAACATGCGGTCCGTTGGTATATCAATGGCAGCAGAGCGTTGGCTGTACAGGTACGTTTTCAGACATTGCTTCTGCAACAAATGCTACGTATGATGTGCCGGCTGGTATCACACAAACTACATGCTACAGACGTGCTGTTGTTGACGCAAATTGCAATAGAATAGAGTATACCAATACCGTTACAGTAACCATTACTTCTGTACAGCAGGGTAATCCAGCTGTGTTTCCGTTGAATACATGGAATGGATATGTATATGATTTTAACGTTACGGGTTATACCGGAGCAGATGATAACTGGACAGATTATAAAGGATTCTTTTCTTATGCTGGTACATCAGCATCTGATCCGGGCTTTTATACTTCCACAGGTATTTATTCTTCCGCTTCACCACCGTCTTCAGCACCCGGGTATGTTGGTTGTCAGGTAACGTATCCATTGAGCGGTGTACAATTTAAACGCCAGGGCTTTACTCCCGGCATCTATCAGATTGATTTTGATGGAGATGATGCCAGTTATTTATACATTAACGGAGTATTGATATACGGAAGAACAGCATGCTGTAATGTGGTTTCAAACGTCTGGACAGGTATTCTGGATGCATCTTCAAAGATCGACTATCATTATAAAAATAACGGAGGAAATGGTTTTGGCAGATTGATCATTACTGCGGTAACACCTGCACCCATAGACCCGGGAAGTATTGCAAGTTCAGCTTCTTCTGTAATTTGTTCCGGAGATACTCCGCCGCCATTTACATCAACAGCAGTATCCTCAGGAGGCTGTACAAGAGCCGGCTATCAGTGGCAGGCAGATGCGGGCAGTGGTTTTGCAGATATTCCGGGAGCGACCAATACAACCTATGCAGCAACAAGTGTAACAGCAACAACATCATACAGAAGAAAAATTACGGATATATGCGGTACCGTAGCATATACAAATACAGTTACATTAACAGTAGGTACGCCTTCATTGCCAACACCAGCATTCGGAAGCAATGTGTGGAATGCATACGTATATAATTTTGCAGTTACAGGATATACAGGTGCAGATGATAACTGGACAGATTATAAAGGATATTTTACATATAACGGTCTTTCCTTTAATACCGGATCAATATATGGTAACAGTATTGCTCCTTCATATGCACCAGGTTATTATGGCTGTCAGGTAGGGCAGACTCAAAGCGGTGTGCAGTTAAAAAGACAAGGCTTTCCTGCAGGTACCTATCAGATTGATTTTAATTCAGATGATGCCGGATATCTGTATGTTAACGGTGTATTGGTGTTTGGCAGAACAGGATGCTGTACAACAGTACCAAACGTATGGACAGGAAATTTAGATGCATCATCAACTATTGATTACCATTACAAGAATAACGGTAGTTCAGGATATGGTGTCTTATCCTTTACGCTGGTAACGCCTACACAACCGCTGGATCCGGGTATTATCGCCAATAATAATTCCACTACAGTTTGTTCCGGCAATACGCTTCCTCCTTTTGTTTCAACAGCAGATGCAACCAGCGGATGTTACGTGTATTATGAGTGGGAAAGAAATACAGGATCTGGCTGGAATGCCATTGCAGGTGCAACAGCATCAACCTATACAGCAAGCAGCATAACAGTTAATACTTCCTATCGACGTAAGGCGACAGATGCCTGCGGAGCAGTAGATTACTCAAATATTATTGTAATTAATGTAGGCACATACACACCGGTTACGCCAACGTTTGGTGCTGATTCGTGGAATGCGTATGTATATAATTTCAGCGCTGGTAACCCTACTGGTAATGGAGGCTTCACTGTTGCAAATACAGGGTGGAGTAATAATTCAGGAATGTTTCAGACTCCGGGTATTTCAATTGTTAATCCGGGTTTTAATACCAATAGTTTATATAATTCCAATGATGCACCTTCTTTTGCAACCGGTTATCAGGGATGTCAGGTAGGTACAACATTAAATGGTGTAATCTTTAAACGCCAGGGTTTCCCGGCAGGAACCTATCAGATTGATTTCACATCTGATGATCCCGGCTACTTGTATATAAATGGTATAGTGGTTTCTTCCAGAACAGGAGCCGGTACAACGCTGAATGCATGGACTGGCGTATTGAATGCTTCTTCTACGGTAGAGTTCCGTTATAAAAATAATGGCGGGCCGGGAAGTGCAATCGTCACATTTACAGTTATAACCAGTACAACACCATTAAATCCAGGAACAATTTCAGGGACACAAACAATTTGTCAGGGAACTGCTCCAAGTGTTTTGTTAAATACATTAAGTGCTACTTCAGGGTGTTCTATAACATATAAGTGGCAAAGTTCAACAGTTTCAGCTACTGGTCCATGGACAGATATCGTAGGTGCTGCAAGCCCTTCTTATTCTTCACCTGCTCTTACACAAACAACACATTTCCGGCGTGCTGTAACAGATGGTTGCGGGGCAAGTGATGCAACACCTGTAAGAACAGTTACAGTAAATCCATTGCCTGATGCTGCCGGTACAATTACGGGACAAACGACATTCTGCCCGAATCAGGCAGGAGTTTCATATAGCATTGCATCTGTAAATAATGCGACAGGCTATAACTGGACCTTGCCAGCAGGAGCAACAATAGCATCGGGTGCAAATACAAATTCGATAACAGTAAACTTCGGAACGACAAGCGGTAATATTGGTGTTACACCTACAAATTCCTGTGGAAATGGAACCGCCGCTCCTGCACTGGCCGTAGCAGTTACTCCATTGCCTGCTAATGCCGGCACATTTACAACTTCTTCGGCAACAGTATGTGCCGGGCAAGCCGGTGTGGTATATACAATCGCAGCGGTAACCGGAGCAACATCATATGCATGGGTCGTTCCTTCAGATGCTACGATAACATCGGCAACAAATACAAATTCAATTACAGTTACCTTTGGTACTGCAGCAGGCAGCGTTAGTGTTACACCAACAAATTCATGTGGTACAGGTAATTCAAGAACCATTACAGTGACTGTTAATACCGTTCCTGCAGCAGCCGGTGTTATGACAGGCTTGTCAGATGTGTGTAAACCGCAATCAGGTCTTTCATACAGCATTGCTGCTGTAACAGGTGCCACAAGTTATTCATGGACAGCACCTTCAGGCGTTACGTTTACAGGTGGAACTACCCGTTCTATTGTTGCTAGCTTTACAGCTTCGAGTGTAAGCGGTAATATGGTTGTTACACCAATAAATGCTTGCGGGAACGGAGTATCTACAACATATGCTGTTGCCGTATCATCTGTACCGCCATTAGCTGCAGGCACGATATCAGGACCTGCTTCAGCCTGTGCGGGCTCCATTGGTCTGGTATACAGTGTTGGAGCTGTTACAGGTGCAACGGGCTATAGCTGGACAGTACCAACCGGTACCGTAATCACATCCGGGCTTAACACAAACTCCATTACAGTTACATTAGGATCAGCATCAGGCAATTTCAGGGTAACACCTACAAATGCCTGTGGAAACGGGACATTAAGTGCTGCATATCCAATAATTGTAAATCCATATCCGGGTACTGCCGGAACCATTACAGGAAATACATCCGTATGTGGCGGTACAAGCCAGTCATATAGTATTGCAGCAGTTTCCAATGCATTGGGATATACCTGGACGCTGCCTTCCGGAAGTACTATCACAACAGGGGCAGGCACCAGAAGTATTACAGCAACAATGGGTACTGTGTCAGGAACTGTTACCGTAACACCTACGAATGGCTGCGGCGATGGAACATCTAATTCAGTCGCTGTAACGGTTAGCGTTCCCGCAGGTGCTGCCGGTACAATTTCCGGCCCGGCTGAAGTATGTAAAGGCGCAACTGGTATTATTTACAGCATTGCTGCTGTAACACCAGCACCAACAAGCTATAACTGGTCATTGCCATCTGGTACAATTATTACCGCAGGGGCCAATTCTAATTCTATTACAGTCACGATTGGTGCAAATTCCGGTACAATTACTGTAACTCCTACGCATACATGTGGTAATGGAGCAAGTGCTTCACTGCCTATCGCAGTTTCTGCTTCAATTCCAGCCGCCGCCGGAACAATTACAGGAAATACAGCGGTATGTGATGGTGCTACAGGTGTTACATATAGCATTCCTGCAGTAACAAGAGCAACAAGCTACAACTGGATAGTGCCTGCAGGCTCAACCATCACAGCGGGTGCCGGTACGAATTCCATTACTGTTACAGTTGGATCAACATCAGGAACTGTTTCGGTAACACCGGTTAATGCGTGCGGGAACGGAACGGCAGCTACAAAAGCAATGACAGTGAGTACTGTACCTGGTGCAGTAGGCGCTATTACAGGATCTGCAACGGTATGCAAAGGACAGACAGGAGTAACATATAGTATTGCTGCTGTATCCGGAGCTACAGGTTATACCTGGACACTTCCAACCGGGGCGTCAATTACAGCCGGATCAGGAACCGCTTCTATTACCGTTTCATACGCGGCGCATGCTACGGTATCGGGTACATTAAGTGTTGATGCAACAAATTTATGCGGAACAACATCAAACAGTATTGCGGTTACAGTTGATAATGCATGTCCGTATACTTGGACCGGTGTTACAAGTGTAGATTGGAATACAGCCAGTAACTGGAGTTTGGGATATGTGCCGACAAATATCAATAATATTGTAATACCAACCGGTACGCCTTTTGCGCCAACAATATCTGCAGCAACAAGTACTGCTGCAGCGGTTACAATTAATTCAGGCGCAACAGTAACAATTGCTGCTGCCGGAACATGGAATGTATATGGTAATTTAACGGATAATGGAGCTGTAAATGCGCTTGCCGGATCTACACTTGCATTTAAAGGTACTGCCGCACAGACAGTAACAGGAGTGCCTGTAGTATACAATGTTCAGGTAAATAATTCCGCAGGAGTTTCGATAGCATCACCCATGCTGGTTAAAGGAACACTTTCATTATTGAATGGTGTGTTGACGACTAACTCAAACCTTACCATGAATTTTGATACCGGCGGTAATATTGCATACGCGGTATCAGATAACGGAAGTATCAGCGGGGTTGTAACAGGACGGAGAGATGCAATTGCACGTACCCATTATATAAGTGCCCCGTTCAACGGTTCTACATCGGCACAGGTTGGTGCAACAACACCATTGTATTATAACAACTATTGGAAAATGTACACGAAAACATTTGACACCCAAGGTTGGGCAGCTGTAACAGATGCCACAACAGCAATGCCTTTGGGTACAGGGTTTTCATTAGCCATTCCAAATAGTACGTCACTCGTACTTACCGGAACATATAACCATAATTTCTCTTTCCCGGGAATCAGCTATTCAAATGCAGCAGCGGGTAAATACATGCTTATAGGTAACCCATATCCTTCTACGCTTGACTGGACAACCATTTACGCAAGTGCAGTAAATACCGGAGGTGCGGTTTATTACTGGAATGCAGCAAATAACCAGGTTGCAAGCTGGATTGCACCTGCCAGCGGTACAAACGGCGGAACCAAATATATCCCGGCAATGCAGGCATTCATGGCTACAACAACAGGTACCGGCGGTCCTACATCCATTGTTTCAATTAATAATAATGCGCGTATCTTAACAAATCAGTCTTATTTCAGAACAGCGCAGGAAGATATTTCAACGCTTAAACTATATGTGAAAACTGCCGATGGAGTTAAGGATGAAACAATTATTAATCTCAATGAGTCTGCTTCAGAAGAATTTGAATTTGATAAAGATGCATATAAAATTATAAACGGGGGACTTACACCTTCTTTATATTCAGGAACAAATACAGACGCAACACTTTACTCTATTAACGCGCTTCCTGTAAATGCCGAACAGACTATACCATTGAATCTGAAAGTTCGCGTAGATGGTACTTATGAAATCCATTGCAGTGAATTTGTTAATCAGACAGGTTATAAACTATTGCTTGAAGACAAATCAGCGAATACATTTATGCCTGTAGATACTTCATTGACCTATGTTATAACAGCCAAGGCTACAGATAACGCAGATCGTTTTGTATTGAGATACATAGCAAATCTATCAACAGATATTTTATCAGATTCGTATAAAGGAATTGACCTTTCAACATACGATAACAATCTTATGTTGCTGGTGAAAGCAATTACAGCAGATGGGGTAAACATGGAAGTGTATAATGCGGCAGGTAGTCTGGTTCAGTTACTTCCAAATCAATCTGTAACACCTGGAGTAAAAATGATTCCATTAGAAGGGTTAGCATCAGGAGTTTATTTGGTGAAATTTACCATAGGTGATGTGCCATACACAGGAAAAGTTGTAATTAAATAA
- a CDS encoding PID-CTERM protein-sorting domain-containing protein: MYKIVMFLLFTLNVSFNTFAQDCGTLPPCTGDGWEIPGTNCCNNVTVPFDGGISLLLAAGLGIGARSVYKKRKQTAS; this comes from the coding sequence ATGTATAAAATTGTAATGTTTTTATTATTCACGTTAAATGTATCCTTTAATACATTTGCTCAGGATTGCGGAACATTGCCTCCATGCACAGGAGATGGTTGGGAAATTCCAGGTACAAACTGTTGTAACAATGTGACTGTTCCGTTTGATGGTGGAATAAGCTTATTGCTTGCAGCTGGTCTTGGCATTGGAGCCAGAAGTGTTTATAAAAAAAGAAAACAGACTGCATCGTAA
- a CDS encoding polysaccharide biosynthesis/export family protein, translating into MNNRTSLYIKFLIGSFLLLAGSCIGYKKTLYFQGAAETLPPPKLTQTYTLRVHDIVQIKIANPDAENPAVLSGEQGNIQSNVADAYFRDYYINDSGYVELPVIGKLKLVGYTIFQADSLIAKKAVEYYSNVTVEVKLASFKFMALGEFTKAGLCFVSNETCTIYEAIAIAGDATDFANNQKLQLIRTLEDGSKKIYHINLTDYSSFTSDNYYLQPNDILYLQAQKAKVDKQNITYISIALSAASFILLLLTRI; encoded by the coding sequence ATGAATAATCGTACTTCATTATATATAAAATTTCTTATCGGTTCTTTTTTATTGCTGGCGGGTTCATGTATAGGGTATAAAAAGACGTTATACTTTCAAGGTGCAGCGGAAACATTGCCGCCACCAAAGCTAACACAAACATATACGTTACGGGTACACGACATTGTTCAGATTAAAATCGCAAATCCGGATGCCGAAAATCCCGCAGTATTATCCGGAGAACAAGGCAACATCCAATCTAACGTTGCGGATGCGTATTTTAGAGATTATTATATCAATGATTCGGGCTATGTTGAACTGCCGGTTATAGGCAAACTAAAACTTGTTGGTTACACCATTTTTCAGGCTGATTCATTAATAGCGAAAAAGGCTGTTGAATATTACAGCAATGTTACTGTAGAAGTTAAATTAGCTTCGTTTAAATTCATGGCACTTGGAGAATTTACAAAAGCAGGCCTTTGTTTTGTATCCAATGAAACATGTACCATTTATGAAGCAATAGCAATTGCCGGAGATGCTACCGATTTTGCGAATAATCAAAAGCTGCAGCTTATACGAACGTTAGAAGATGGAAGTAAAAAAATTTATCATATAAACCTGACAGATTATTCTTCCTTTACTTCCGATAATTATTACCTGCAGCCAAACGATATCCTGTATCTGCAGGCACAAAAAGCAAAAGTTGACAAGCAAAACATAACCTATATATCGATTGCATTGTCTGCAGCATCATTTATACTATTGCTTTTAACAAGAATTTAA